Proteins co-encoded in one Neofelis nebulosa isolate mNeoNeb1 chromosome 2, mNeoNeb1.pri, whole genome shotgun sequence genomic window:
- the RIIAD1 gene encoding RIIa domain-containing protein 1 → MATLQGGFLGPDPGALSPAQQEQLSQFKIQTRIANEKYLRTHKEVELLISGFFREMFLKRPDDIQEFAAEYFTDPRLPNKIHMQLIKEKKAA, encoded by the exons ATGGCGACGCTGCAGGGCGGGTTTCTGGGGCCGGACCCCGGGGCGCTGAGCCCCGCGCAGCAGGAGCAGCTAAGCCAATTCAAA ATTCAGACTCGGATTGCTAACGAAAAATACCTAAGGACGCACAAAGAAGTGGAGTTGCTCATAAGTGGTTTCTTCAG agaaatgtttttgaaaagaccGGACGACATCCAAGAATTTGCTGCAG AGTATTTCACGGATCCAAGACTTCCCAACAAGATTCACATGCAGCTAATTAAGGAGAAGAAAGCAGCTTAA
- the CELF3 gene encoding CUGBP Elav-like family member 3 isoform X2 → MKEPDAIKLFVGQIPRHLEEKDLKPIFEQFGRIFELTVIKDKYTGLHKGCAFLTYCARDSALKAQSALHEQKTLPGMNRPIQVKPADSESRGEDRKLFVGMLGKQQTDEDVRKMFEPFGTIDECTVLRGPDGTSKGCAFVKFQTHAEAQAAINTLHSSRTLPGASSSLVVKFADTEKERGLRRMQQVATQLGMFSPIALQFGAYSAYTQALMQQQAALVAAHSAYLSPMATMAAVQMQHMAAINANGLIATPITPSSGTSTPPAMAATPVSAIPAALGVNGYSPVPTQPTGQPAPDALYPNGVHPYPAQSPAAPVDPLQQAYAGMQHYTAYPAAYSLVAPAFPQPPALVAQQPPPPPQQQQQQQQQQQQQREGPDGCNIFIYHLPQEFTDSEILQMFVPFGHVISAKVFVDRATNQSKCFGFVSFDNPASAQAAIQAMNGFQIGMKRLKVQLKRPKDANRPY, encoded by the exons ATGAAGGAGCCGGATGCCATCAAGCTGTTTGTGGGGCAGATCCCGAGGCATCTGGAGGAAAAGGACCTGAAGCCCATCTTCGAACAGTTTGGTCGGATCTTCGAGCTGACTGTCATCAAGGACAAGTACACCGGGCTGCACAAGG gaTGTGCCTTCCTGACATACTGTGCCCGCGATTCAGCCCTGAAGGCCCAGAGCGCCCTGCACGAACAGAAGACGCTTCCAGGG ATGAACAGGCCGATCCAGGTCAAGCCAGCCGACAGCGAGAGCCGAGGAG AAGACCGGAAGCTCTTTGTGGGGATGCTAGGGAAGCAGCAGACAGATGAGGACGTCAGAAAGATGTTCGAGCCTTTTGGGACCATAGACGAGTGCACTGTGCTCCGGGGGCCAGATGGCACCAGCAAAG GCTGCGCCTTTGTGAAGTTCCAGACCCACGCTGAGGCCCAAGCAGCCATCAACACCCTTCACAGCAGCCGGACCCTGCCA GGTGCCTCGTCCAGCCTGGTGGTGAAGTTTGCTGACACGGAGAAGGAGCGAGGTCTCCGCCGAATGCAGCAGGTGGCCACCCAGCTGGGCATGTTCAGCCCCAtcgccctgcagtttggagcctaCAGCGCCTACACCCAGGCC ctgatGCAGCAGCAGGCAGCCCTGGTAGCGGCTCACAGTGCCTACCTCAGCCCCATGGCCACCATGGCTGCCGTGCAGATGCAGCACATGGCTGCCATCAATGCCAATGGCCTCATCGCCACCCCCATCACCCCATCCTCAG gaacCAGCACCCCTCCTGCCATGGCCGCCACGCCCGTCTCTGCGATCCCTGCCGCCCTGGGTGTCAACGGCTACAGCCCAGTGCCCACCCAGCCCACCGGGCAGCCTGCCCCCGATGCTCTGTATCCCAACGGGGTTCACCCCTACCCAG cccagagccccgcgGCCCCCGTGGACCCCCTGCAGCAGGCCTACGCGGGGATGCAGCACTACACAG CCTACCCAGCAGCCTACAGCCTGGTTGCGCCCGCGTTCCCACAGCCTCCCGCCCTGGTCGCCCAGCagcccccccctcctccccagcagcagcagcaacagcagcagcagcagcagcagcaaagggAAG GCCCTGACGGCTGCAACATCTTCATCTACCACCTGCCCCAGGAGTTCACGGACTCAGAGATCCTCCAGATGTTTGTCCCCTTTGGCCATGTCATCTCAGCCAAAGTCTTTGTTGACCGGGCCACCAACCAGAGCAAGTGTTTTG GCTTTGTGAGTTTCGACAATCCGGCCAGCGCTCAGGCTGCCATCCAGGCCATGAACGGTTTCCAGATTGGCATGAAGCGCCTCAAAGTCCAGCTAAAGCGGCCTAAGGATGCCAACAGGCCCTACTGA
- the CELF3 gene encoding CUGBP Elav-like family member 3 isoform X3 gives MKEPDAIKLFVGQIPRHLEEKDLKPIFEQFGRIFELTVIKDKYTGLHKGCAFLTYCARDSALKAQSALHEQKTLPGMNRPIQVKPADSESRGDRKLFVGMLGKQQTDEDVRKMFEPFGTIDECTVLRGPDGTSKGCAFVKFQTHAEAQAAINTLHSSRTLPGASSSLVVKFADTEKERGLRRMQQVATQLGMFSPIALQFGAYSAYTQALMQQQAALVAAHSAYLSPMATMAAVQMQHMAAINANGLIATPITPSSGTSTPPAMAATPVSAIPAALGVNGYSPVPTQPTGQPAPDALYPNGVHPYPAQSPAAPVDPLQQAYAGMQHYTAAYPAAYSLVAPAFPQPPALVAQQPPPPPQQQQQQQQQQQQQREGPDGCNIFIYHLPQEFTDSEILQMFVPFGHVISAKVFVDRATNQSKCFGFVSFDNPASAQAAIQAMNGFQIGMKRLKVQLKRPKDANRPY, from the exons ATGAAGGAGCCGGATGCCATCAAGCTGTTTGTGGGGCAGATCCCGAGGCATCTGGAGGAAAAGGACCTGAAGCCCATCTTCGAACAGTTTGGTCGGATCTTCGAGCTGACTGTCATCAAGGACAAGTACACCGGGCTGCACAAGG gaTGTGCCTTCCTGACATACTGTGCCCGCGATTCAGCCCTGAAGGCCCAGAGCGCCCTGCACGAACAGAAGACGCTTCCAGGG ATGAACAGGCCGATCCAGGTCAAGCCAGCCGACAGCGAGAGCCGAGGAG ACCGGAAGCTCTTTGTGGGGATGCTAGGGAAGCAGCAGACAGATGAGGACGTCAGAAAGATGTTCGAGCCTTTTGGGACCATAGACGAGTGCACTGTGCTCCGGGGGCCAGATGGCACCAGCAAAG GCTGCGCCTTTGTGAAGTTCCAGACCCACGCTGAGGCCCAAGCAGCCATCAACACCCTTCACAGCAGCCGGACCCTGCCA GGTGCCTCGTCCAGCCTGGTGGTGAAGTTTGCTGACACGGAGAAGGAGCGAGGTCTCCGCCGAATGCAGCAGGTGGCCACCCAGCTGGGCATGTTCAGCCCCAtcgccctgcagtttggagcctaCAGCGCCTACACCCAGGCC ctgatGCAGCAGCAGGCAGCCCTGGTAGCGGCTCACAGTGCCTACCTCAGCCCCATGGCCACCATGGCTGCCGTGCAGATGCAGCACATGGCTGCCATCAATGCCAATGGCCTCATCGCCACCCCCATCACCCCATCCTCAG gaacCAGCACCCCTCCTGCCATGGCCGCCACGCCCGTCTCTGCGATCCCTGCCGCCCTGGGTGTCAACGGCTACAGCCCAGTGCCCACCCAGCCCACCGGGCAGCCTGCCCCCGATGCTCTGTATCCCAACGGGGTTCACCCCTACCCAG cccagagccccgcgGCCCCCGTGGACCCCCTGCAGCAGGCCTACGCGGGGATGCAGCACTACACAG CAGCCTACCCAGCAGCCTACAGCCTGGTTGCGCCCGCGTTCCCACAGCCTCCCGCCCTGGTCGCCCAGCagcccccccctcctccccagcagcagcagcaacagcagcagcagcagcagcagcaaagggAAG GCCCTGACGGCTGCAACATCTTCATCTACCACCTGCCCCAGGAGTTCACGGACTCAGAGATCCTCCAGATGTTTGTCCCCTTTGGCCATGTCATCTCAGCCAAAGTCTTTGTTGACCGGGCCACCAACCAGAGCAAGTGTTTTG GCTTTGTGAGTTTCGACAATCCGGCCAGCGCTCAGGCTGCCATCCAGGCCATGAACGGTTTCCAGATTGGCATGAAGCGCCTCAAAGTCCAGCTAAAGCGGCCTAAGGATGCCAACAGGCCCTACTGA
- the CELF3 gene encoding CUGBP Elav-like family member 3 isoform X1, producing MKEPDAIKLFVGQIPRHLEEKDLKPIFEQFGRIFELTVIKDKYTGLHKGCAFLTYCARDSALKAQSALHEQKTLPGMNRPIQVKPADSESRGEDRKLFVGMLGKQQTDEDVRKMFEPFGTIDECTVLRGPDGTSKGCAFVKFQTHAEAQAAINTLHSSRTLPGASSSLVVKFADTEKERGLRRMQQVATQLGMFSPIALQFGAYSAYTQALMQQQAALVAAHSAYLSPMATMAAVQMQHMAAINANGLIATPITPSSGTSTPPAMAATPVSAIPAALGVNGYSPVPTQPTGQPAPDALYPNGVHPYPAQSPAAPVDPLQQAYAGMQHYTAAYPAAYSLVAPAFPQPPALVAQQPPPPPQQQQQQQQQQQQQREGPDGCNIFIYHLPQEFTDSEILQMFVPFGHVISAKVFVDRATNQSKCFGFVSFDNPASAQAAIQAMNGFQIGMKRLKVQLKRPKDANRPY from the exons ATGAAGGAGCCGGATGCCATCAAGCTGTTTGTGGGGCAGATCCCGAGGCATCTGGAGGAAAAGGACCTGAAGCCCATCTTCGAACAGTTTGGTCGGATCTTCGAGCTGACTGTCATCAAGGACAAGTACACCGGGCTGCACAAGG gaTGTGCCTTCCTGACATACTGTGCCCGCGATTCAGCCCTGAAGGCCCAGAGCGCCCTGCACGAACAGAAGACGCTTCCAGGG ATGAACAGGCCGATCCAGGTCAAGCCAGCCGACAGCGAGAGCCGAGGAG AAGACCGGAAGCTCTTTGTGGGGATGCTAGGGAAGCAGCAGACAGATGAGGACGTCAGAAAGATGTTCGAGCCTTTTGGGACCATAGACGAGTGCACTGTGCTCCGGGGGCCAGATGGCACCAGCAAAG GCTGCGCCTTTGTGAAGTTCCAGACCCACGCTGAGGCCCAAGCAGCCATCAACACCCTTCACAGCAGCCGGACCCTGCCA GGTGCCTCGTCCAGCCTGGTGGTGAAGTTTGCTGACACGGAGAAGGAGCGAGGTCTCCGCCGAATGCAGCAGGTGGCCACCCAGCTGGGCATGTTCAGCCCCAtcgccctgcagtttggagcctaCAGCGCCTACACCCAGGCC ctgatGCAGCAGCAGGCAGCCCTGGTAGCGGCTCACAGTGCCTACCTCAGCCCCATGGCCACCATGGCTGCCGTGCAGATGCAGCACATGGCTGCCATCAATGCCAATGGCCTCATCGCCACCCCCATCACCCCATCCTCAG gaacCAGCACCCCTCCTGCCATGGCCGCCACGCCCGTCTCTGCGATCCCTGCCGCCCTGGGTGTCAACGGCTACAGCCCAGTGCCCACCCAGCCCACCGGGCAGCCTGCCCCCGATGCTCTGTATCCCAACGGGGTTCACCCCTACCCAG cccagagccccgcgGCCCCCGTGGACCCCCTGCAGCAGGCCTACGCGGGGATGCAGCACTACACAG CAGCCTACCCAGCAGCCTACAGCCTGGTTGCGCCCGCGTTCCCACAGCCTCCCGCCCTGGTCGCCCAGCagcccccccctcctccccagcagcagcagcaacagcagcagcagcagcagcagcaaagggAAG GCCCTGACGGCTGCAACATCTTCATCTACCACCTGCCCCAGGAGTTCACGGACTCAGAGATCCTCCAGATGTTTGTCCCCTTTGGCCATGTCATCTCAGCCAAAGTCTTTGTTGACCGGGCCACCAACCAGAGCAAGTGTTTTG GCTTTGTGAGTTTCGACAATCCGGCCAGCGCTCAGGCTGCCATCCAGGCCATGAACGGTTTCCAGATTGGCATGAAGCGCCTCAAAGTCCAGCTAAAGCGGCCTAAGGATGCCAACAGGCCCTACTGA
- the CELF3 gene encoding CUGBP Elav-like family member 3 isoform X4, with amino-acid sequence MNRPIQVKPADSESRGEDRKLFVGMLGKQQTDEDVRKMFEPFGTIDECTVLRGPDGTSKGCAFVKFQTHAEAQAAINTLHSSRTLPGASSSLVVKFADTEKERGLRRMQQVATQLGMFSPIALQFGAYSAYTQALMQQQAALVAAHSAYLSPMATMAAVQMQHMAAINANGLIATPITPSSGTSTPPAMAATPVSAIPAALGVNGYSPVPTQPTGQPAPDALYPNGVHPYPAQSPAAPVDPLQQAYAGMQHYTAAYPAAYSLVAPAFPQPPALVAQQPPPPPQQQQQQQQQQQQQREGPDGCNIFIYHLPQEFTDSEILQMFVPFGHVISAKVFVDRATNQSKCFGFVSFDNPASAQAAIQAMNGFQIGMKRLKVQLKRPKDANRPY; translated from the exons ATGAACAGGCCGATCCAGGTCAAGCCAGCCGACAGCGAGAGCCGAGGAG AAGACCGGAAGCTCTTTGTGGGGATGCTAGGGAAGCAGCAGACAGATGAGGACGTCAGAAAGATGTTCGAGCCTTTTGGGACCATAGACGAGTGCACTGTGCTCCGGGGGCCAGATGGCACCAGCAAAG GCTGCGCCTTTGTGAAGTTCCAGACCCACGCTGAGGCCCAAGCAGCCATCAACACCCTTCACAGCAGCCGGACCCTGCCA GGTGCCTCGTCCAGCCTGGTGGTGAAGTTTGCTGACACGGAGAAGGAGCGAGGTCTCCGCCGAATGCAGCAGGTGGCCACCCAGCTGGGCATGTTCAGCCCCAtcgccctgcagtttggagcctaCAGCGCCTACACCCAGGCC ctgatGCAGCAGCAGGCAGCCCTGGTAGCGGCTCACAGTGCCTACCTCAGCCCCATGGCCACCATGGCTGCCGTGCAGATGCAGCACATGGCTGCCATCAATGCCAATGGCCTCATCGCCACCCCCATCACCCCATCCTCAG gaacCAGCACCCCTCCTGCCATGGCCGCCACGCCCGTCTCTGCGATCCCTGCCGCCCTGGGTGTCAACGGCTACAGCCCAGTGCCCACCCAGCCCACCGGGCAGCCTGCCCCCGATGCTCTGTATCCCAACGGGGTTCACCCCTACCCAG cccagagccccgcgGCCCCCGTGGACCCCCTGCAGCAGGCCTACGCGGGGATGCAGCACTACACAG CAGCCTACCCAGCAGCCTACAGCCTGGTTGCGCCCGCGTTCCCACAGCCTCCCGCCCTGGTCGCCCAGCagcccccccctcctccccagcagcagcagcaacagcagcagcagcagcagcagcaaagggAAG GCCCTGACGGCTGCAACATCTTCATCTACCACCTGCCCCAGGAGTTCACGGACTCAGAGATCCTCCAGATGTTTGTCCCCTTTGGCCATGTCATCTCAGCCAAAGTCTTTGTTGACCGGGCCACCAACCAGAGCAAGTGTTTTG GCTTTGTGAGTTTCGACAATCCGGCCAGCGCTCAGGCTGCCATCCAGGCCATGAACGGTTTCCAGATTGGCATGAAGCGCCTCAAAGTCCAGCTAAAGCGGCCTAAGGATGCCAACAGGCCCTACTGA
- the CELF3 gene encoding CUGBP Elav-like family member 3 isoform X5, with protein sequence MNRPIQVKPADSESRGDRKLFVGMLGKQQTDEDVRKMFEPFGTIDECTVLRGPDGTSKGCAFVKFQTHAEAQAAINTLHSSRTLPGASSSLVVKFADTEKERGLRRMQQVATQLGMFSPIALQFGAYSAYTQALMQQQAALVAAHSAYLSPMATMAAVQMQHMAAINANGLIATPITPSSGTSTPPAMAATPVSAIPAALGVNGYSPVPTQPTGQPAPDALYPNGVHPYPAQSPAAPVDPLQQAYAGMQHYTAAYPAAYSLVAPAFPQPPALVAQQPPPPPQQQQQQQQQQQQQREGPDGCNIFIYHLPQEFTDSEILQMFVPFGHVISAKVFVDRATNQSKCFGFVSFDNPASAQAAIQAMNGFQIGMKRLKVQLKRPKDANRPY encoded by the exons ATGAACAGGCCGATCCAGGTCAAGCCAGCCGACAGCGAGAGCCGAGGAG ACCGGAAGCTCTTTGTGGGGATGCTAGGGAAGCAGCAGACAGATGAGGACGTCAGAAAGATGTTCGAGCCTTTTGGGACCATAGACGAGTGCACTGTGCTCCGGGGGCCAGATGGCACCAGCAAAG GCTGCGCCTTTGTGAAGTTCCAGACCCACGCTGAGGCCCAAGCAGCCATCAACACCCTTCACAGCAGCCGGACCCTGCCA GGTGCCTCGTCCAGCCTGGTGGTGAAGTTTGCTGACACGGAGAAGGAGCGAGGTCTCCGCCGAATGCAGCAGGTGGCCACCCAGCTGGGCATGTTCAGCCCCAtcgccctgcagtttggagcctaCAGCGCCTACACCCAGGCC ctgatGCAGCAGCAGGCAGCCCTGGTAGCGGCTCACAGTGCCTACCTCAGCCCCATGGCCACCATGGCTGCCGTGCAGATGCAGCACATGGCTGCCATCAATGCCAATGGCCTCATCGCCACCCCCATCACCCCATCCTCAG gaacCAGCACCCCTCCTGCCATGGCCGCCACGCCCGTCTCTGCGATCCCTGCCGCCCTGGGTGTCAACGGCTACAGCCCAGTGCCCACCCAGCCCACCGGGCAGCCTGCCCCCGATGCTCTGTATCCCAACGGGGTTCACCCCTACCCAG cccagagccccgcgGCCCCCGTGGACCCCCTGCAGCAGGCCTACGCGGGGATGCAGCACTACACAG CAGCCTACCCAGCAGCCTACAGCCTGGTTGCGCCCGCGTTCCCACAGCCTCCCGCCCTGGTCGCCCAGCagcccccccctcctccccagcagcagcagcaacagcagcagcagcagcagcagcaaagggAAG GCCCTGACGGCTGCAACATCTTCATCTACCACCTGCCCCAGGAGTTCACGGACTCAGAGATCCTCCAGATGTTTGTCCCCTTTGGCCATGTCATCTCAGCCAAAGTCTTTGTTGACCGGGCCACCAACCAGAGCAAGTGTTTTG GCTTTGTGAGTTTCGACAATCCGGCCAGCGCTCAGGCTGCCATCCAGGCCATGAACGGTTTCCAGATTGGCATGAAGCGCCTCAAAGTCCAGCTAAAGCGGCCTAAGGATGCCAACAGGCCCTACTGA